Genomic segment of Actinomycetota bacterium:
CTCGCCACCGGGGCGTGGATCACGCTCGGCCGGGCCGGCCTGGTCGATCTGGCAACGGGCGCGGTCGCGGGTGTCGGTGCGTACCTCGGAGGCGTCACGGCCGGCCTGGTCGGTTTCCCGATGTTGCTGGGGCTGCTGTGCGGGACCACCGCAGGCGCCGTGACGGGAGCGTTCGTGGCCGCCGTCGGCGGCCGGGTCGGGCGCACCCTGTCGGCCCTCACCTCCCTGGCGCTCGCGGCGGCCGCCGTCACCCTGTTCGCCGTCCTCCCGGGCGCGGGCGGTGGGAGCGGGTTCCACGCCGTCCCCCTGCTGACCGGCCACGACCGGGTCGACCTCGTCGCCCTGCTCGTTCTCGCCGCGGTGGCGGTCGTGGTGGCGCGGTGGTTCGACACCTCGGTCGCAGGAGCGCGTGCGGCGGTTGCGCTCGATGCCCCGGCCGTAGCTGCGTCGCTGGGACGGCCCCCAGCGTTCGACGCGGGGGTCGCCGGCGCGGTCGCGGGGGCCGTGCTGGGGCTCGCCGGGGCAGCAGGCGCGGCCGTCACCGGTTCCGTCGCGCCGGGGGCGTACGGGCTGCGGCTGTCCGCCGGTCTCGCCCTGGCGGTGCTGGTCGGCGGGGCGCATCCGCTGGCCGGGGCGGTCGGGGCGCTGATCGTGTGGGGACCGAGCATCATCTGGCCCACGGCACCGATCGTCGGCGACGCCCCGCTGCTCGTCATGGGGCTCGCCGGTCTGGGCCTGCTGTGGGTGCGAGCGGGTGGACTCCTGCCTCGTTCCGGCCAGCTGGTTCCGACCACCTCCCCCGACCCGCCGACGTCCGCCGGCGCGACCCTCAGCGTGACAGACGCGAAGCTGCCGGGCGGCCGGGTCGATCTCGAGGTCCTTCCTGGAGAGGTCGTCGCGCTCGTCGGCCCCAACGGCTCGGGGAAGTCCACGCTCCTCGCGCGCATCGGCGGCCAGCTCGACGATGCCGGGACGGTGCGCATCGATGGCGCGCAGCCTCCTCACGGAGCGGTGGCACGGGCCAGGCGTGGCGTCGCGAGGAGCTGGCAGCGGGTCCCGGGACTCGATCAACTCGACGCCGAGCGCGTCGTGACCACCGATGTCGGCGCCCGCGCCGCGGTCGCGTGGGCACGTGAGGTGTTGGGCGAGGGACCGGGCGCCGATCAACTGGTACTCGTGGCGGCGCGTCGACCGGCGCTCGCTCTGCTCGACGAGCCCGCGTCCGACCTCCCGCCGGATCGTGTCGCGCGCTTCGTGCGCGGCCTCGCCGCGGGCGGCGCCGCGGT
This window contains:
- a CDS encoding ATP-binding cassette domain-containing protein; this encodes MVRRAWILVLVVAAVATAWFAPLPVVLGGNRLVVFALLATGAWITLGRAGLVDLATGAVAGVGAYLGGVTAGLVGFPMLLGLLCGTTAGAVTGAFVAAVGGRVGRTLSALTSLALAAAAVTLFAVLPGAGGGSGFHAVPLLTGHDRVDLVALLVLAAVAVVVARWFDTSVAGARAAVALDAPAVAASLGRPPAFDAGVAGAVAGAVLGLAGAAGAAVTGSVAPGAYGLRLSAGLALAVLVGGAHPLAGAVGALIVWGPSIIWPTAPIVGDAPLLVMGLAGLGLLWVRAGGLLPRSGQLVPTTSPDPPTSAGATLSVTDAKLPGGRVDLEVLPGEVVALVGPNGSGKSTLLARIGGQLDDAGTVRIDGAQPPHGAVARARRGVARSWQRVPGLDQLDAERVVTTDVGARAAVAWAREVLGEGPGADQLVLVAARRPALALLDEPASDLPPDRVARFVRGLAAGGAAVLVVEHRPELVTEADRIVHLGGDP